The window ACCAGGTAGCGCGATCGTCGCGATGTCGTCGCAGGCCCCCGCACCAGCTCCGTCCGTCTTTCGACCGGGCATCCTGATCCCCGCGTACGACTGTGCCGCCACCCTCGGTGCCGTCGTCGCCGACGCGCGCGCTCTGGGGTTGTCGATCCTCGTCGTCGATGACGGATCCCACGACGAGACGGCGACCGTCGCCCACGCCGCGGGCGCCGACGTCGTGCAACACCCGCGCAATCGAGGGAAGGGCGCAGCGCTCGTGACCGGCATGCGGGCGCTCGCCGAACGCGGGTTCACGCACGCGCTCACGATGGACGGTGACGGCCAGCACCTGCCGCGCGAGATCCCGACGCTGCTCGACGCGGCCTCCGCCGACCCTTCCGCGATCGTGATCGGCGTCCGGCGGCGCGGGAACCAGGAGGTGGCGGGGATCAACCTCTTCGGCAATCGCTTCGCGAATCTCTGCGTCCGGAGCGCCGCCGGAGTGCCGCTGCCCGATACGCAGTCCGGGTTTCGCGTCTACCCCCTCGCGTCGACGTTGGGTTTGCCAAGGCAAGGCGAACATTTCGAGTACGAATCGACGTCGATCATCTTCGCCGCCCGCGCTCGCGTGCCGATCCGTTCGGTGGACGTCGACGTCTACTATCCGCCCGTCGCCGAACGGCGCAGCCACTACCGCAAGGTCGTGGATACACTCCGCATCATACGCGCAGTGGCGCCGCTCCTGGTGCGACGCTGAGGCAGCGAATTGCTACTTTTGCGGCGGCTTCCGGAGCACGATTGCCGGCAATCCGGCGTCCACACGGGCGGCCGCCGTGGCATTCGTCTTGCTCCCCTCCCGGGCCGGAGGGCACGAACACGTGGATAGACTCGCACCCGTCATTCGCGACTTGAGAAGTCGTCTCGG is drawn from Deltaproteobacteria bacterium and contains these coding sequences:
- a CDS encoding glycosyltransferase family 2 protein; translated protein: MSSQAPAPAPSVFRPGILIPAYDCAATLGAVVADARALGLSILVVDDGSHDETATVAHAAGADVVQHPRNRGKGAALVTGMRALAERGFTHALTMDGDGQHLPREIPTLLDAASADPSAIVIGVRRRGNQEVAGINLFGNRFANLCVRSAAGVPLPDTQSGFRVYPLASTLGLPRQGEHFEYESTSIIFAARARVPIRSVDVDVYYPPVAERRSHYRKVVDTLRIIRAVAPLLVRR